AATCCTATTAAGATTaccactacaccattttaagggaTTAGCAATTCAGATTAGCAACAGTAGTGGCGTCGTTGCTAATTTTCTATTGCTAATTTTTCGCAACGGAAATTTGATGTTGCTAATTTTGCAACCGCCAGTTCTAGATTGCGAATAGCAACTGCTCTACGTTCAAGCGTGCGAAGTGCGCATGTGGTTGTGAACACTAGGACTAATTTTTACGCCCAAGTCAAACTTCGGTCAagtcttcttgtttttctttccacCCTTCAACAAAAGCTATCCTATATCCGTTGCCTTGTCGTTTTTTTCCCTTCTCATTTTTTCTCCGCCACAGATTCATCTCTTTCATCTCCTATCCATCTCTGAAGCTTCATGTCTTCTCCTCTGAAGTTTCATCTCTGGAGAACTGCGTGATTATAGAACTTCATCTCTCTTTCAGCTCTAGACCCACTGAAATCAACAGCCAGGGTATACTCGTTCGCATAATCCTTTCGTttctctttatagggtttatagATTTTGCGATATTAGAGATTTTGATTTCTAGGGTTCGCATAATCTTTTCTTTTaatcgattttagggtttcaacTGTGGATCTGCTTTTTTCTACTCCAGggattttgattttagggttACATCTTTGAATCTGCTATGAGAAAGGTAAGTCTCTGTTTGTTTTTCTTCAATTTCCATTTATTATTTCTTAACTTTAATACATGAATTTGATGAAATCTTATATTTTCTTGTGCTCAGCTTGAAATCGTTCCAGTCGATTTCCATTATTGAATAATTTGTCTCAAGTAAATTAGGTCAAATTtcttttaaggagattcaatcaaATTTCAAATTTCAGGTACAATTTTTATTGAAACCCTTTAAAGATTTGTTTGTGTTAATTGGTTCCTTCTTCGCCAACATTTTCATCATACATGTATATCTAAGGATTCTTTGGTGTTTGTTGGTTCCTATATATGTTTACTATAGCTAAATGGGTTTGTAAATATACCCTATATAACctgtttttgtaaatatttttgtcATCTGTTTAGGCAGGTGCTGATCCAAATGGTGCACCAGATGGAATAAAAGCTCTTCCACTTGCTGCAGGGGTAACACAAATCATCAAGCCGCTGGTTGATGCTGGCGCAGATTTAGATGTTAAAAATATAGTAAGCTGATTTTACTTTTGGTCTTTATTCATTTAGTGGGCATCAACTGTTGTAACTACTTGAAATGGTATTTACGAAGTGATTGCCTTGATTATTCCTTCCTTGGGTTAGAAAGGCGCCAGTTTCTTGGTCCTCTGTTTAGTTTTAGTTGTGTTTCTTAAAATGAAAATAAGTAGTGGTATGTTATGGGATGATTCATTGGATTATGAAAGTTGACTTTTTCTTGTCACAACGCGGACTAAAGCCAATTGAACTTCCAGCTGTTGTCAGTAATCCTCAAGGTGTTGAGATTCTTTTTCCTGTGACTTCTCATATTCCATCATATGATGACTGGAGCATAAATGGAACAATGAAGCATGTGGAATCTAAGAAGTTCAAGAAAAAGGTAAATACCAAATGGAATATGTATATTTCTTTTGAGGTTTTGAATAGTAGCTTACCATTTTGGCACTAAAATGACTTCAATATCTTTACAATGGCTAACTGTAAATCATCGATTACTAAAAGTTCTGGTTCCATACTAGGTTTGTAGTTTTTGACTTTTGTTGGCATTCAGCAGTTTCCAGCTTTCATGCAGTGGAGCTCATAAATGTGTAGTTTGTAGAAACTTTTCAAGTAAATTTATTGTGTTACTCTTCATTACTGACAGATGAATCGTAATTCAACGGAGTATTTTTCTTAAGGTAAAATCAAGGGGAACAAATGCATTCCAGAAGGAGTATTGGCTGGCGGTATATTGGTACTCAAATGTACCTTTTCTCAACAGGAAATACTCTAAAGTTTAACGTTTGAATGAATTTTACTTtaattgatatattttttatggAAGGTGAAATAAGAATGCATACACCTTCCAAGTATTATTTAATGACTTTTATGCATTTCATAACTTTATATTTAATACAAATTGGATGACTTGGGAATTTCCGCGTTTGATTTTGATGGTTGTCTTGCGAACACCGTTGTGAGAAGGTAATGTAATTTTTTTGAGAACAATATCCGTTTCTACTCTTAGATTTTTCTGTTGAATATCCTGTATTGTATGCCATGTCCGAGATCACAAGTGTCCAGCTCATGTTTCATATGCTCTTCCCAACTTTTTCCATTTGTCCTCCTTGGTGATCCCATTTTTAAAGGGTAATACTAATGGAGGTTAAAAAATAAGGGTTTTCTGTGTTCTTTGGAGGCCTGGCATGGGCATAACCCTAGTCTTTGTGAAGTTTATTGATATACATGATTCATCTTGACACTTTTAGCTCTTTTTAGGTGTTTCATTCGATGTGCTTGCACCTGGTATCAAGGCAATTTTTAACTGTCTTTCCCGGTCAAAGATCTGGCAAGATAATTGTTTATCGTCATTGAAAGTCCCTTAACCAGTGCTTCTACATGTTATGATATTTAATGAGTTTTCTCTGTGATTTGTACAGAATTGCGCAAAAGAAGCCACCTGGTATCGTCATCGATGGTCTCTGGGTGTATAAAGGCCGGAAGACTATCAAATATGATGGTGTTCCTGGGTTTACCGCTGGTTCAACATTTCTTGCGTTGGAATTGTTGTCTTCTGTGGTCTCTACTTCGGATTGTACGACTCTCTAAAGCCAGTTCTTTTGAATGGTGATTTAGCGGTTAGTACAGAGTCATTCTTCCTTTTCCTTGTTGTGTTACTATAAGTTATGTGGAATGCTTACTGGGGTAGGAGTATGAAACTGTCATCAATCTATGATTCTAATGCTTGTATTTTCTCTTGTTTGAACATGTCAGGATAGTTTCTTGCTTCTCCACATGCTTGTGGTACATCTAAGTGAATGTTCAGAAGTACTCTATTGTGCCATATCTTTCCAACTACGACCAAAAGTCTGTATATGTAAGATTATAATTAATCCCACAAATTTTTTACTGAGAATCTGCTTCACCTCAATAATTCCTCACCTTCGTATTCTACGTTTGTGCAGGAGTCACCAACACCGGCAAAAATGATTGTTCCTTTTCCGTCTTTTCCAACAGCTTGACATGTTCAGCAGGTTAACTTACATAAATACTACTTTACCAATTTATTCTTATCAACGTTGAGTTTAAGTATCAGTTACCAGCATGGTTTCTATTTTAACCCCTTGAAGCTTATTACCACTTTTATTCTTCCTTCGTCTCATGCAGACCAATGTGCATTGTCCAAGTACATTGTTGGGTCCTCTATGGTAGAATCCTAGGATGGGAAGGTAGGGATGACCATGGAGTCTGATCTCTGACTAGATCAACTTCAGCATCAGCTTCCTGCAAATGAACCAGGCGCGCTTATGCAACTTGTTGAGGGCACTACGGAGGAAGATAATATATCTTTAAGTGTGAAGGTAAGCGTTtgttttttaagttaacgtaggACGTTTCTCCAAATCAAAGACTTTGTTTGGAGTTTGGAGTTGTATTAATGTCTGAAATGGTGATAGTTCAGTTCTTATAGTAACTGCACCATTGTCAACTAGCCAGTAGTGTATCGTTGTCTATGTGCTTCAGGGTCGTCTATTTTAATTTCTTCGTTCTCGTAAGTCAAGACACTGTCTAGTTAACAATGTCTATGGGTAAGCTAGAAAAAAGGCATTCAGAACAGTGTGCCATTGTCTAGGGGTAACCACGTTTTCCATTTTAGGCAATTAGCAACTCAGATTAGCAACAACACTTGTCTCTGCAGATTATACAAAATCCAGGGTTAGTCTTTTGTTTGTGACCTCCATACTGAAACATCAAATTGGTTATTATGCATGAAGGTATTTGGGCTTAAGAAAAGCAGTACTCTGGTGATATTGTAGCTTGCAGAGGAATTTGTTTAAGCAAGCGGAGTCTCGTTATACTTCTGGTGGAGTTCAATCTTACTCATATATTAgtctttctttccctgtttttcaATGCCTATTTCAGTTGACACAAACTAGGTCACCCAACAATTTATGAACGGCAACATAGAACATTGTACGTCAAGTCACAAAATTTTGGGACTTGATGATCATTTCAGTAAGTTAGCTTTATACTTGTATACATTTGTATCAAATACTCGTACTTTTTGTTAACTTCAACTAAAGAATCTTTTTTCATAATATATTACAGTTTTGTATCTTCTTTTGTGATTCTCAGCAGTATAGTTTTGTATGTCCATAGAATGACATTGTAGTCTGTATATCTGTAGTGGGTAATTGCAGGGGGGAATGTGGGGAAattaattttgaccaggtcaatgaagACTTGACCTTTTCTTTAATGTTGCAAAAAAGTAGCAACATCAGCAGTCCGATGCTATATTAGAACCAGAACCAGAACCAACAGTATCTGGTTCCGGGTACGGGTATTCCTGTAATGAGCAACAGAAATAAGAAGTTGCTAATAAAAATTTTAGCAATGACGAGCGCCGTTGCGAATTTCCGTTGCTGATCGTGATTAGCAACAGATCTTACGCCGTTGCTAAAGATTGCGACACCGTGTTAGCAACGGCGTAATCCTGTTGCGACCCCGTTTAGCAAAAACTATCGTAGGTTGCTaataccttaaaatggtgtagtgtaccAGTGAAATCATTACTTGTTTGTAAGTCTGTCTGCAAGAAATGGTATGCCGTGATCAGTTCTTCTGATTTTGTTAATGCTCTCATCTTAATCTCACTACCGATAAAAATAACCCTATTCTCATGCTTAAAGCTTTTTCCTAGGATGCCAACAGTAGTCTAGGTTTGTCAATATCTAAGGTTTCATTAACATCGTTATCGATTGTTGGTGAAGATGATCCAACTGATGACATTGAGATGGATTACCCATTCAAATCTTTAAGTAATCGTTTGTTGGGATCATCTAATGGTCTAATTTGCATGAGGTTGTTTGCTCGTTATAGGAATTTAGTCTGTCTTTGGAACCCAACCACAAGAGAATATAAAGAAATACAACCATTATCATCAATTGAACCATATGACCGTGTTCGATTACATGATTTTGGTTATGATCGCAAGACTGATGATTACAAGTTGGAAATAGGTGTCCAAACTGATAGAAGAATGAGTAGTACACTAGTCCAAGTCTTTGCTTTAGCATCAGATTCATGGAAAACCGGGAAAACCATACCTTATTGGTTTTCTAGGGATCAAAGATATGGTGTGATTTGTAATGGAGACTTCCATTGGTTAGCAGCACCTCTAGATCAAGACATCTATTTTTTACTCTCGTTTGATATCAGTGACGAGACGTTTAAGGAAATGCAACTACCGAAAGAAATTTTCAAGGAGTATATGTACCAATATTTGTTTCTGGGAGTGTTGGAAGGGCGTCTTTGCATACTTTTCAGctctgttggattaacttcaacatagaagtcactaacaagctggttaggacaagattaggaaattgatgtaatcctaagggaattagaagtcatctagttctaagaaaaggaaagacatgtaataaggtaataagactaggaaaaggaattcatagttctatatatatatgatcaccaaagttgtggttgatcataagaGCAAGATTAgatcttgtgtttagttttgagagattttctaaacatcaataaagagagtagtctttatacaagctaagtttgatcttgcagttgccattaattggtaacagagcttgtttctgagccatggaaaacgaaaccaccattgtgggtgcaaaacagttcacaccaccatcaatacaagtaccaatcctcaacgccacaaactacacagtatgggccatgagaatgaaggtactgatgaaaatctacaaggtCTGGGATACAATTGAACCAGGAACAGATGATGCAGATAAGAACAACATCGCTataggattactctttcaagtaataccagaatgtcttgttctacaagttggtgaacaggaaacttcaaagaaaatttgggatgcaataaaggcacgtaatctcggagctgatcgagttaaagaagcccgtctgcaaaccttaatgtctgaatttgaaagagtgaagatgaaagacactgatactattgatatctTTGCAGGAAaactatcagagatagcctcaaaatctgcgtcacttggacaatccattgatgaagataaactggtaaagaagtttctcaatagtttaccaagatccaagtatattcatatcatagcttctctcgaaaaagtcttagatttaaagaatactagctatgaagatataattggaagattgaaagcatatgaagagagaatccttgatgaagaaaacaatggagaaactcaaggaaaactcttgtacacaaactcttaccaacaaaactctgcgacaagaggaagaggtcgtggaagaggtggtagagtaaacagaggccgaggaaggggaggaaggtttaactcacaagatagaacaacaagtcagaatgatcaaaaccaagggaaagaaaagaaggatggatcaaacattatttgttacagatgtgacaaaccaggacacttctcctctgtatgccctgaaagaatacaaaagatggaagaagcaaataagaatgaaacaagggaagcagatacaactcttttcatgcaagaagttgtattcttaaacgaagggaaactaataccaaagaaatacgaatcaaaggatggagaagaaggaatctcgTATTTAGATAACGGAGCCAGCaaccacatgactggtaagaaacATTATTTCTCTGAACTCAacgagaaaatcaaaggaaaagtgaagtttggggatggatcttctgtagaaattaaagggaaatgatcaattctatttcagagcaagaccggagaacagaagcttgtcacaaacatctacttcatcccaaacttacaaagcaatattctaagtttaggacaagctacagaagttggatgtgatgttagaatgcgacaagattatctaacagttcatgacccaagtggaagacttttagttagagtctcacgctcacagaatagactctacaagataagtctcataattggaaggccattgtgtctgaatatgagactggaagatcagacatggaagtggcacggaAGGTTAGGACAcgtaagtttcagaaccttaaaaactatgtctcagaacaagatggttcgagggctaccacagataaacgatgaatcgaggatctgtgaatcatatttagttgggaaacaaacgcgtcaaggttttccaaaagcaacaacattcaaagCCTCAAAgtcattagagcttcttcatgctgatttatgtggtcctattacaccacaacaaaacggagtggtggagagaagAAACcgaactctaatggagatgacgagAAGTTCATTAAAATccatgcaggtacctaattatctattaggggagaagctgtacgacactccacatatcTAATAAACAgaatacctacgaaagctcttaATAATATGACTCCCTATGAAAGCTTACACAAGAAGAAACCAAATCTAGATCatctaagagtgtttggttgcaaagcatacgcaaaagttgattctgcaactcttaagaaactggatgatcgatctcagactcttgtgcatataGGAATtaagcctggatccaaagcttacagattattcaatccaacaacgaaaagagtaatagtgagtcgagatgtggtattcgatgaaaaagcaaactggaactggaaagaaactaatgatggaccaagtagggatccaggaatgtttcacatgagatggggtcaagtaattgatgaaggcgaaggacccataatcatcaatatcaacggaaacaatgatgttaatcaagaagaagaagagaataatgaaagcactgagaataacgaagaagaagaagaagaagaagaagaagaagaggagatcgatgaaataactcaacccattccactgcgaaaatcaacaagacagatacaaaagccacagtatctggaggattatgttcttcaagctgcagaagaatgtgagattatgctactttctgttaatgatgaaccaaggaattttcaggaagcaaaggtctcgactaaatggacacaagcatgtagagaagaaattatttcaatcaacagaaacaagacttggtttctagttgataatcaAAATAAAACGTAAtgttgatggtactgtcaataaatacaaagcaaggcttgtatctaaaggatatgtacaagaatcaggcatagattttgatgaagtttttgcaccagttgctagaattgaaacaatacgTTTATTAATTGCATAggaagcatcaaactcatggaaaattcaccacttagacgttaagacagcattcttacatggtgaatttcgagaagatgtgtatgttgaacaaccagaaggttttgaagtaaaaggacaagagcataaggtttataagttatcaaaagctctatatggtttaagacaagctcctcgagcctggaatacaaagttagatcaaatcttaagagaaatcagatttgttaaatgctctaaagaaacatcagtatacagaagagaagaaaagggaacgcttcttgtgattgcagtctatgtagatgatctatttttgactggcaactcccttaaggtgatcaatgagttcaagagagaaatgtcatcaaagtttgagatgccAGACCTccaaaactcacttattaccttggcatagaagtccatcaaggagtagatgggattcagattaaacaagaagcttatgcaaggagaattctgaaagaagcaggacttgaaacttgtaatccaactaagataccaatggagtttggacttaaagtttcaaaggaacaagaagaagcagagattgattcaacgagttatagaagaaatgttccatgcctaagatacttattacacacaagactagatttggctttctctgtgggagtagcaagccgttatatgcagagtccacgcaagtctcatggtgatgtaataaagcagatattgagatatctaagaggaacaatcagctgtggattgaagtatggtcgaggaagatcaaaaggaattgttgggtatagtgaccacagtcataatattgaccaagatgatggaaaaggtacaactggtcatatattttatctaggagaagcacctattacatggtgttcacagaagcaagacacagtagctctgtcatcatgcgaagctgagttcatggcctcaacagaagcagctaaaccatcaatatggcttcaagaattattgggtgaaatcaaaggaagagaacctgaaaaagttctcatcaagattgataataagtctgcaattgcactcactaaaaatccagagtttcatgggaagacgaaacacattcacaaaaggtatcacttcatacgagaatgcatcgagaaggaggtcattaacgtagaacacatacctggaactgagcagaaggcagatatattgacaaagg
This genomic stretch from Papaver somniferum cultivar HN1 chromosome 5, ASM357369v1, whole genome shotgun sequence harbors:
- the LOC113280486 gene encoding F-box/kelch-repeat protein At3g06240-like; its protein translation is MDYPFKSLSNRLLGSSNGLICMRLFARYRNLVCLWNPTTREYKEIQPLSSIEPYDRVRLHDFGYDRKTDDYKLEIGVQTDRRMSSTLVQVFALASDSWKTGKTIPYWFSRDQRYGVICNGDFHWLAAPLDQDIYFLLSFDISDETFKEMQLPKEIFKEYMYQYLFLGVLEGRLCILFSSVGLTST